From the genome of Verrucomicrobiota bacterium, one region includes:
- a CDS encoding nucleotide sugar dehydrogenase, which translates to MNVTVVGLWHLGCVTAACCARHFIVVGLDFDQENVAALNQGRAPLLEPGLEDRLAEGLKAGRLRFTTDPAEACRAAEVLWLTYDTPVDDQDVSDVPYVLIRLRRCLPHLPPGALVLISSQLPAGTCAQLEKEFPQFHFACSPENLRLGRALEAFEKAERVVVGMRNEAVKPLLTELLSPFTLKILWMGTESAEMVKHALNAFLATSVTFINEIARICEQVGADAREVSAGLKSDVRIGPKAYLGPGGPFAGGTLARDIVSLTALGETYGETLTLVPAIKQSNDQHRQWTCQRLNTLLGGLTGRVIGILGLTYTPNTSTLRRSAVVELCQQLTAAGAVVRAYDPAVKTLPAELSAITLCSLEDAVKNAEATVVCTEWPEFRRAPWSELTATMQRKLIVDANGFLTKELNDMAGVEHVWVGRPHLPKPI; encoded by the coding sequence ATGAATGTTACCGTGGTTGGCTTGTGGCACTTGGGATGCGTGACCGCCGCCTGTTGCGCTCGCCACTTTATTGTGGTGGGCCTGGATTTCGATCAGGAAAACGTGGCGGCGCTGAATCAGGGCCGGGCACCTTTGCTTGAACCAGGCTTGGAAGATCGGCTGGCTGAAGGCTTGAAAGCCGGGCGCTTGCGGTTCACCACGGATCCAGCCGAGGCGTGTCGTGCGGCGGAGGTTTTATGGCTGACCTATGACACTCCGGTGGATGACCAGGATGTCTCGGATGTGCCCTATGTGCTGATTCGGCTGCGGCGTTGTCTGCCGCATTTGCCACCGGGCGCGCTGGTCTTGATTTCCTCACAACTGCCAGCCGGCACGTGTGCCCAATTGGAGAAGGAGTTTCCGCAATTCCATTTTGCCTGTTCGCCGGAAAACCTGCGGTTGGGGCGCGCGCTGGAGGCGTTTGAGAAAGCCGAGCGTGTGGTGGTCGGTATGCGCAATGAGGCCGTCAAGCCGCTGCTGACGGAATTGCTGAGCCCATTTACATTGAAGATACTGTGGATGGGCACCGAATCGGCGGAGATGGTGAAGCATGCGCTGAACGCCTTTTTGGCCACGTCCGTCACCTTCATCAATGAAATCGCGCGGATCTGCGAACAAGTGGGCGCGGATGCGCGGGAGGTATCAGCGGGCCTGAAGAGCGACGTGCGGATTGGCCCCAAGGCGTATCTGGGACCGGGTGGTCCCTTTGCGGGCGGAACGTTGGCGCGGGATATCGTCAGCCTGACGGCCTTGGGTGAGACCTACGGTGAGACGTTGACGCTGGTGCCGGCAATCAAGCAGAGCAACGACCAGCACCGCCAATGGACCTGCCAACGGTTAAACACCCTGCTGGGCGGACTCACTGGGCGCGTCATCGGCATATTGGGGCTGACGTATACCCCCAATACCAGCACGTTGCGCCGAAGCGCGGTAGTGGAATTATGCCAGCAATTGACGGCGGCGGGCGCGGTCGTGCGCGCGTATGATCCGGCGGTGAAGACGCTGCCGGCGGAGCTTTCGGCGATTACGCTATGCAGCTTGGAGGACGCGGTGAAGAACGCGGAGGCGACGGTGGTGTGTACAGAATGGCCTGAGTTTCGGCGGGCGCCATGGTCGGAACTGACGGCCACCATGCAACGTAAATTAATCGTGGACGCCAACGGTTTCCTGACCAAGGAACTCAATGATATGGCGGGCGTGGAGCATGTGTGGGTTGGCCGCCCCCACCTTCCAAAGCCAATTTGA
- a CDS encoding NAD-dependent epimerase/dehydratase family protein, protein MDIIFVTGAAGFIGSSLVDLLLSQGKQVVGWDNFSTGQEEFLVSARQHPAFKLVRGDNLDLPALTVAMAGCDTVFHLAANADVRFGLEHPRKDLDQNTIATFNVLEAMRANGIKTIAFSSTGSVYGEAQVIPTPEDHAFPIQTSLYAASKVAGEGLIHAYCEGYKFEGYIFRFVSILGERYTHGHVFDFYKQLLEHPEYLKVLGDGTQRKSYLYVQDCLAAILHVMGQGTALKARHRVETYNLGTPEYVKVNDSIGHICKFLGLKPRLEYSGGKQGWVGDNPFIFLETNKVQGTGWKPKLTIEQGILRTLAWLQQNQWVLHKRGAK, encoded by the coding sequence ATGGATATAATATTTGTAACTGGAGCCGCCGGATTTATCGGCAGCAGCTTGGTGGACCTGCTGCTGAGTCAGGGTAAGCAGGTCGTCGGCTGGGATAATTTCTCCACCGGTCAGGAAGAGTTTCTGGTGTCCGCCCGCCAGCATCCGGCGTTTAAGCTGGTGCGCGGCGACAACCTGGATTTACCGGCCCTCACCGTCGCCATGGCGGGCTGTGATACGGTGTTTCACTTGGCGGCCAATGCGGACGTGCGGTTTGGTTTGGAGCATCCTCGCAAGGATTTGGATCAAAATACCATTGCCACCTTCAACGTTCTTGAAGCAATGCGCGCCAATGGCATCAAAACCATCGCCTTTTCCTCCACCGGGTCGGTCTATGGCGAGGCCCAGGTCATTCCCACCCCGGAAGACCACGCCTTTCCGATTCAAACCTCCCTGTATGCCGCCTCGAAGGTGGCGGGGGAAGGGCTCATTCACGCATATTGCGAGGGGTATAAATTTGAAGGGTACATTTTCCGGTTCGTCTCCATTCTGGGCGAGCGGTACACGCATGGCCACGTGTTCGATTTCTACAAGCAATTGCTGGAACATCCCGAATATCTGAAGGTGCTGGGGGATGGCACGCAGCGCAAATCGTATTTGTACGTGCAGGACTGTCTGGCCGCCATCTTGCATGTGATGGGGCAAGGAACCGCGCTCAAGGCCAGGCATCGCGTGGAAACCTACAATCTGGGCACCCCGGAGTATGTGAAGGTGAACGATTCCATTGGCCATATCTGCAAATTCCTGGGACTGAAGCCGCGTCTGGAGTATTCGGGAGGCAAACAGGGGTGGGTAGGTGATAACCCGTTTATTTTCCTGGAGACCAACAAGGTTCAGGGGACGGGATGGAAACCGAAGCTGACGATTGAACAAGGCATCCTCCGCACGCTGGCTTGGTTGCAACAAAACCAATGGGTGCTGCATAAGCGGGGCGCCAAGTAA
- a CDS encoding response regulator transcription factor: MTTTQKTNSAQAKDTKAMRILIVDDHAIVRRGLRQILTDAFPNAVFGETASADETLQKVEEFLWDIIILDISMQGKNGLDVLKQLRPKFPKLPVLVLSVHAEEQYAMRAFKAGANGYMTKETAPEKLIEAVQHVMTGRPYISASLAERLVMEMSTTDTPLRKLDNLSDRELQVLQRFAAGKTMTAIGIELGLSIKTVSTYRSRAMEKLGLANNADLMRFAIEEGLPD, translated from the coding sequence ATGACAACAACGCAAAAAACAAATTCGGCGCAGGCCAAGGATACCAAGGCTATGCGCATTCTCATCGTTGATGACCACGCCATCGTCCGTCGCGGTCTGCGGCAGATCCTGACGGATGCGTTTCCGAACGCAGTGTTTGGCGAAACCGCTTCCGCGGATGAAACCCTTCAGAAAGTGGAGGAGTTCCTTTGGGACATCATTATTCTCGATATTTCCATGCAAGGCAAGAACGGGCTCGATGTGCTGAAGCAGTTGCGGCCCAAGTTTCCCAAACTGCCGGTGCTCGTCCTGAGCGTTCACGCTGAAGAACAGTATGCCATGCGTGCGTTCAAAGCGGGTGCCAATGGCTACATGACCAAGGAAACCGCCCCGGAAAAATTGATCGAAGCCGTGCAACATGTGATGACCGGCCGGCCTTACATTAGCGCTTCGCTGGCCGAACGCTTGGTGATGGAAATGAGCACCACTGATACCCCGTTGCGCAAGCTGGACAATTTGTCAGATCGCGAATTGCAGGTATTGCAGCGCTTTGCGGCCGGCAAGACCATGACGGCGATCGGCATCGAACTCGGACTCAGCATCAAAACCGTAAGCACCTATCGCTCGCGCGCCATGGAAAAACTCGGTTTGGCCAACAATGCCGATCTGATGCGGTTCGCCATCGAAGAAGGTCTGCCGGATTAA
- a CDS encoding glycoside hydrolase family 71/99-like protein encodes MKLITYLVLPFALAGLAGAADSRQAARDAVLAETLKPYTGPSVRGVDTSTLSNKVVCGYQGWFNAEGDGADRGWVHWTKGKGALAPGNAKIDFWPDVSELGADERFATGFKRPDGQPAEVFSSFKNKTVLRHFEWMRTYGIDGALVQRFAVGVNDPRSLRQNNTVLAHCREGANRSGRAYAVMYDLSGLGTNRISMVMDDWRLLRTRMHITEDPAYQRHHGKPLVVVWGVGFNDGRAYTIEECRRLVEFLKNDAQAGGCTVMLGVPTSWRELKRDAVNDPALLELLKQADMVSPWTVGRYRTPADVSRHSERFLKPDLVWCREHKLDYLPVVFPGFSWHNMKGAPLDQTPRLRGQFLWSQFCEVKKAGASMVYVAMFDEVDEGTAIFKCTNDVPVSNESQFVTYEGLPSDHYLRLTGAGAKLMRGEIPLSDLPPN; translated from the coding sequence ATGAAATTGATCACGTACCTTGTGTTACCATTCGCACTTGCCGGGTTGGCGGGCGCGGCCGATTCGCGCCAAGCCGCGCGCGACGCCGTGCTGGCGGAAACCCTCAAACCCTATACCGGCCCTTCCGTGCGCGGGGTGGATACCAGCACCCTCAGCAATAAAGTGGTTTGCGGGTATCAAGGCTGGTTCAACGCCGAGGGTGACGGGGCGGATCGCGGCTGGGTACACTGGACGAAAGGCAAAGGCGCGCTGGCACCGGGCAATGCCAAAATTGATTTCTGGCCCGACGTTTCCGAACTGGGCGCCGACGAACGGTTTGCCACCGGGTTCAAGCGACCGGATGGGCAACCCGCCGAGGTCTTCAGCTCGTTTAAAAACAAAACCGTGCTGCGCCACTTTGAGTGGATGCGCACCTACGGCATTGACGGGGCGTTGGTGCAGCGATTTGCCGTCGGCGTGAATGATCCTCGCTCGCTCCGGCAAAACAATACGGTGCTCGCGCACTGCCGCGAGGGGGCCAACCGCAGCGGGCGCGCTTATGCGGTCATGTATGATCTCAGCGGCCTGGGCACCAACCGCATCAGTATGGTCATGGACGATTGGCGGCTGCTGCGTACGCGCATGCACATCACGGAAGACCCGGCGTATCAGCGGCATCACGGCAAACCGCTCGTAGTCGTGTGGGGTGTTGGGTTCAACGACGGGCGCGCCTATACCATCGAGGAATGCCGGCGCTTGGTTGAGTTTCTGAAAAACGACGCGCAGGCCGGTGGCTGCACTGTCATGCTCGGGGTGCCCACCTCGTGGCGCGAGTTGAAACGCGACGCCGTCAACGATCCGGCGCTGTTGGAACTGCTCAAGCAGGCCGACATGGTCAGCCCCTGGACAGTTGGACGTTACCGCACCCCCGCCGATGTTTCACGCCACAGCGAGCGGTTCTTGAAGCCCGACCTGGTCTGGTGCCGCGAACACAAGTTGGATTATCTCCCCGTGGTGTTTCCCGGTTTCAGTTGGCACAACATGAAGGGGGCGCCGCTGGATCAAACGCCGCGGCTGCGCGGGCAATTTCTCTGGTCCCAATTCTGCGAGGTTAAAAAGGCGGGAGCCTCGATGGTCTATGTGGCCATGTTCGACGAGGTGGATGAAGGCACCGCCATTTTCAAATGCACCAATGATGTGCCGGTCAGCAATGAATCCCAGTTTGTGACCTACGAGGGGTTGCCGAGCGACCATTATCTCCGCCTCACCGGCGCGGGCGCAAAACTGATGCGCGGGGAAATCCCCCTGAGCGACCTGCCACCAAACTGA
- a CDS encoding ThuA domain-containing protein has product MKINLSRFLLALLAFITGLPLAAGDAKPLKVLWMTGGGFHDYKGLTPSLTQSIQKYANVTFEVEWDYKKLAKPGYADGYDVVVYFFSQHDKDGKPIVDNIAATIRAGKPAVFIHGTTHSFRALERDAYCESIGMTSTRHDKAGPIATKKAEDHPISRFWPANWKTEKDELYENVKFWPNAKPLMTAYSDTSKKDQVVTWVNQYGKARVFGTTLGHGPPTTDMPVYHQLLANGLLWVCNQLDDAGQPKPGFGGTGAAK; this is encoded by the coding sequence ATGAAAATTAATTTAAGCCGATTCCTGCTCGCCCTATTGGCATTCATTACCGGCCTCCCGCTGGCCGCCGGGGATGCCAAACCGCTGAAAGTGCTGTGGATGACCGGCGGCGGTTTCCACGATTACAAAGGGCTGACGCCTTCATTAACCCAGAGTATTCAGAAATACGCCAACGTCACCTTTGAGGTGGAATGGGATTACAAGAAACTGGCTAAACCCGGCTACGCCGATGGCTACGACGTGGTGGTGTATTTCTTTTCACAGCACGACAAGGACGGCAAGCCGATCGTGGATAACATCGCGGCGACCATCCGCGCCGGCAAACCGGCGGTCTTCATCCATGGCACCACGCATTCATTCCGGGCACTGGAACGCGACGCCTATTGTGAATCCATCGGGATGACTTCCACCCGGCATGACAAGGCTGGTCCCATCGCCACGAAAAAGGCGGAGGACCATCCGATCAGTCGCTTTTGGCCCGCCAACTGGAAGACCGAGAAGGATGAGCTGTATGAGAACGTGAAATTCTGGCCCAACGCCAAACCCCTGATGACCGCGTACAGCGACACCTCGAAGAAAGATCAGGTTGTCACTTGGGTCAACCAATACGGGAAGGCCCGCGTCTTTGGCACCACCTTGGGCCACGGGCCGCCGACCACCGATATGCCGGTGTACCACCAACTGTTGGCCAATGGCCTGCTGTGGGTATGCAACCAGTTGGATGACGCCGGTCAGCCCAAGCCCGGCTTTGGCGGCACCGGGGCCGCGAAGTAG
- a CDS encoding CoA-binding protein: MESCGYALPGSGEHDPRMDISAKYDTLKSMIKTVAIIGASNDRSKYGNKAVRAFRQQGFIVYPVHPKDLRVENIPAYRSILDVPGRPTKISVYVPPSVVLKLLPDIASKGCEEFWLNPGSESPEVMVEAERLGLNVIQACSIVAIGQDPHQMD, translated from the coding sequence ATGGAATCCTGTGGCTACGCGCTGCCTGGGAGTGGCGAGCATGATCCGCGCATGGACATTTCGGCAAAATACGATACACTGAAGAGCATGATTAAGACCGTGGCAATCATTGGTGCGTCGAATGACCGGAGCAAGTACGGTAACAAAGCCGTGCGGGCGTTCCGGCAGCAGGGTTTTATCGTCTATCCAGTCCATCCCAAAGATTTGCGAGTGGAGAACATTCCCGCCTATCGCAGTATTCTGGATGTGCCGGGGCGACCGACCAAAATCAGTGTGTATGTTCCGCCGTCAGTCGTGCTCAAACTGCTGCCGGACATCGCCAGCAAAGGGTGCGAGGAATTCTGGTTGAATCCCGGGTCTGAGTCGCCGGAAGTCATGGTGGAAGCGGAGCGTTTGGGCCTGAATGTCATTCAAGCGTGCAGTATCGTGGCCATCGGCCAGGATCCGCACCAAATGGATTAA
- a CDS encoding RtcB family protein yields MSDNIQNSSVPHIHPTGEATGYLPARDSKGKPITVIATQAIRDSFDATCLEQALNSRSAPGVTELVLNPDGHAGYGAPVGCVLVSPTHIYPGPVGVDIKCSMSLLQLELPNDQVDDKPIRRSLINAITERTPTGPGRGQRSVKKGRPVSVELGRRVAVEGASEGVCRELGIPTAWAQRCEDAFHVGHSGTRDDLANRLEFLLTTGKFARFEEKVRQLGSYGGGNHFGECEAVKIADDARARRTAEVFGLRDGNVAFLSHCGSRGFGYQLAKGQFQTLQAKFETWSIPLPGADRELVYAPLGTPEADAYLDDMALGGNFATVNHLLINALVLEAFQEIIPGVKGSLVYYISHNIARREIVENRECWVHRKGATRAFPAGHHALKDTLFYETGHPILLPGNPAAGSCVMVANDGAALSCYSVNHGAGRAKGRKAAIRELDQKTVDAEFVAHDILTNCRQYPKDEAPAAYKDFNEVLNSVKLANLASEVARLKARFVIKDSDESLKGAA; encoded by the coding sequence ATGAGCGATAACATACAAAATAGTTCCGTTCCCCATATCCATCCCACGGGTGAAGCCACCGGATATTTGCCAGCGCGCGACTCCAAGGGAAAGCCCATTACCGTGATCGCCACCCAGGCCATCCGGGACAGCTTTGACGCCACCTGCCTTGAACAGGCGCTTAACTCCCGCAGTGCCCCTGGAGTTACGGAACTGGTGTTGAATCCCGATGGACACGCCGGATACGGCGCGCCTGTGGGTTGCGTGCTAGTTTCCCCGACCCATATTTATCCCGGCCCGGTAGGGGTGGATATCAAATGCTCCATGAGCCTGTTGCAACTGGAGCTGCCGAACGATCAGGTGGATGACAAACCGATCCGCCGCTCCCTAATCAACGCCATCACTGAACGCACACCGACCGGGCCCGGTCGCGGACAACGCTCGGTTAAAAAGGGGCGTCCGGTTTCTGTCGAACTGGGGCGTCGCGTCGCCGTGGAGGGCGCTTCGGAAGGCGTGTGCCGCGAACTGGGAATTCCCACGGCCTGGGCGCAACGTTGCGAGGACGCATTTCATGTGGGACATTCCGGAACCCGGGATGATCTGGCCAATCGGCTGGAGTTTTTGTTGACCACCGGCAAGTTTGCTCGCTTCGAGGAAAAAGTGCGCCAGCTTGGATCATACGGCGGCGGAAATCATTTTGGCGAATGCGAGGCGGTGAAGATTGCCGACGATGCGCGCGCACGCCGGACGGCGGAAGTGTTTGGCTTGCGCGATGGGAATGTGGCGTTTCTCTCGCATTGCGGTTCACGCGGTTTTGGGTACCAGTTGGCCAAGGGCCAATTTCAAACCCTGCAGGCCAAGTTCGAGACCTGGAGCATTCCCCTGCCCGGCGCGGATCGCGAGTTAGTCTATGCGCCGTTAGGCACACCGGAGGCGGATGCCTATCTGGATGACATGGCGCTGGGCGGAAACTTTGCCACGGTAAACCACCTATTGATTAACGCGCTGGTCTTGGAGGCATTCCAGGAAATCATCCCGGGTGTAAAAGGTTCGCTGGTCTATTACATCAGCCACAACATTGCCCGGCGCGAGATTGTGGAAAACCGGGAATGCTGGGTGCATCGCAAGGGGGCAACCCGTGCGTTCCCAGCCGGACACCATGCGCTGAAGGACACGTTGTTCTACGAGACCGGTCACCCTATTCTGCTGCCGGGCAATCCCGCTGCCGGATCGTGTGTGATGGTAGCCAATGACGGTGCCGCGTTGAGTTGTTACAGCGTGAACCATGGCGCGGGCCGGGCCAAGGGACGCAAGGCGGCCATTCGCGAACTGGATCAGAAAACCGTGGACGCCGAATTCGTCGCCCATGATATCCTGACCAACTGCCGCCAGTATCCAAAGGATGAGGCGCCTGCCGCGTACAAGGATTTCAACGAAGTGTTGAACTCAGTCAAACTGGCCAACCTGGCCAGTGAAGTGGCACGGCTGAAAGCGCGCTTTGTCATCAAAGACTCGGATGAAAGCCTGAAAGGCGCGGCATAA